A window of the Arachis duranensis cultivar V14167 chromosome 5, aradu.V14167.gnm2.J7QH, whole genome shotgun sequence genome harbors these coding sequences:
- the LOC107488012 gene encoding beta-galactosidase 3: METSSVSKLVLSLLFWSALLWVVESSVSYDRKAILINGQRRILFSGSIHYPRSTPDMWEDLIQKAKEGGIDVIETYVFWNVHEPSPGNYNFEGRYDLVRFVKTIQKAGLYAHLRIGPYVCAEWNFGGFPVWLKYVPGISFRTDNEPFKRAMQGFTEKIVGMMKSERLYESQGGPIILSQIENEYGAQSKMLGPAGQNYVNWAAKMAVEMGTGVPWIMCKEDDAPDPVINTCNGFYCDKFTPNRPYKPTMWTEAWSGWFSEFGGTIHQRPVQDLAFAVARFIQKGGSFVNYYMYHGGTNFGRTAGGPFITTSYDYDAPLDEYGLIRQPKYGHLKELHKAIKMCERALVSTDAVVTSLGSFQQASVYSTESGDCAAFLSNYDSNSAVRVMFNNMHYNLPPWSVSILPDCRNVVFNTAKVGVQTSQMQMMPTSTQMFLWESFDEDPSSMDDSSTITASGLLEQINVTRDTSDYLWYTTSIDIGSSESFLHGGELPTLIVQSTGHAVHVFINGQLSGSAYGTREDRRFTYIGKVNLRAGTNKISLLSIAVGLPNVGGHFETWNTGILGPVALHGLDQGKWDLSWQKWTYQVGLQGEAMNLASPTGISSVEWMETAIVVQKKQPLTWHKTYFDAPEGDEPLALDMKDMGKGQIWINGQSIGRYWTTSAAGNCSDCNYAGSFRPPKCQLGCGQPTQRWYHVPRSWLKPNHNLLVVFEELGGNPSSISLVKRSVSSVCADVSEYHPNIKNWHIESYGKSQEFHAPKVHLHCSPGQAITSIKFASFGTPFGTCGNYEKGVCHSPESYAILEKKCIGKSRCTITVANSNFGQDPCPNVMKRLSVEAVCSPSAIN; encoded by the exons ATGGAAACCAGCTCGGTTTCCAAGTTGGTGCTTTCGTTGTTGTTTTGGTCAGCATTATTGTGGGTGGTTGAGTCAAGTGTAAGCTATGACAGGAAGGCCATTCTCATCAATGGCCAAAGGAGAATCCTTTTCTCTGGCTCCATACATTATCCCAGAAGTACCCCTGAT ATGTGGGAAGATCTGATTCAGAAGGCCAAAGAGGGAGGCATTGATGTCATTGAAACCTACGTCTTTTGGAATGTTCATGAGCCTTCTCCTGGCAAt TACAATTTCGAAGGAAGGTATGATCTGGTGAGGTTCGTGAAGACAATACAGAAAGCAGGGCTATATGCTCACCTTCGCATTGGACCTTATGTCTGTGCTGAATGGAACTTTGG AGGATTTCCTGTTTGGCTGAAGTATGTTCCTGGTATAAGTTTCAGAACAGACAATGAACCCTTCAAG AGGGCAATGCAAGGGTTCACTGAGAAGATTGTGGGAATGATGAAGAGTGAACGTCTCTATGAATCTCAGGGTGGTCCTATCATACTCTCTCAG ATTGAGAATGAGTATGGGGCACAGAGTAAAATGCTTGGACCAGCTGGCCAAAATTATGTGAACTGGGCTGCAAAAATGGCTGTCGAAATGGGAACTGGGGTCCCATGGATTATGTGCAAGGAAGATGATGCTCCGGATCCAGTG ATAAACACTTGCAATGGCTTTTACTGTGATAAATTTACTCCCAATAGACCCTATAAGCCTACAATGTGGACCGAGGCTTGGAGTGGCTG GTTTTCAGAATTTGGTGGTACAATTCACCAAAGACCTGTCCAAGATTTAGCATTTGCTGTTGCCCGATTTATACAAAAAGGAGGATCCTTTGTAAACTACTACATG TATCATGGAGGAACCAATTTTGGCCGAACGGCCGGAGGCCCTTTCATCACTACCAGCTATGACTATGATGCTCCACTGGATGAATATG GATTGATCAGACAACCAAAATATGGTCATTTAAAGGAGCTTCACAAGGCTATCAAGATGTGTGAGCGAGCTTTAGTTTCAACTGATGCTGTTGTTACATCATTAGGGAGCTTCCAACAG GCTTCTGTATATTCTACAGAATCAGGAGATTGTGCTGCTTTTCTCTCAAACTATGATTCAAACTCTGCTGTTAGAGTCATGTTCAATAATATGCACTACAATCTACCTCCTTGGTCCGTCAGCATCCTCCCCGATTGTAGAAATGTCGTCTTTAATACAGCAAAA GTTGGAGTGCAAACATCTCAAATGCAAATGATGCCCACAAGCACTCAAATGTTCTTGTGGGAGAGTTTTGATGAAGATCCTTCTTCTATGGATGACAGCTCCACAATTACTGCTTCTGGTCTCTTGGAACAAATAAATGTTACACGGGATACAAGTGATTACCTTTGGTATACAACTAG TATTGATATAGGTTCATCTGAGTCTTTCCTCCATGGAGGTGAACTCCCAACTCTCATTGTTCAGTCCACAGGCCACGCTGTACATGTATTTATCAATGGTCAACTATCTG GCTCTGCCTATGGAACAAGAGAGGATAGGAGATTCACATATATTGGGAAAGTAAACCTCCGTGCTGGAACAAACAAAATATCACTGCTCAGCATTGCTGTTGGACTTCCA AATGTGGGAGGACATTTTGAGACATGGAACACAGGAATCCTAGGTCCAGTTGCACTCCATGGACTTGACCAGGGAAAGTGGGACTTGTCTTGGCAGAAATGGACTTATCAG GTTGGTCTGCAAGGAGAGGCCATGAATCTTGCATCTCCAACTGGAATCTCTTCTGTTGAGTGGATGGAGACAGCAATAGTGGTGCAGAAAAAGCAGCCATTGACATGGCACAag ACTTACTTCGATGCTCCTGAAGGAGATGAGCCATTGGCATTGGACATGAAGGATATGGGTAAAGGTCAAATATGGATCAATGGTCAAAGCATTGGAAGATACTGGACTACTTCAGCTGCTGGCAATTGCAGTGACTGCAACTATGCTGGCTCTTTCAGACCTCCAAAGTGCCAGCTCGGTTGCGGCCAACCGACTCAGCGATG GTACCATGTTCCTCGATCTTGGTTAAAGCCAAATCATAACCTGTTGGTTGTTTTCGAGGAACTCGGGGGCAACCCTTCGAGTATTTCACTTGTGAAGAGATCAGTGAGCAGTGTGTGTGCTGATGTGTCAGAGTATCACCCAAATATCAAGAACTGGCACATTGAGAGCTATGGCAAGTCTCAAGAGTTCCATGCTCCCAAGGTTCACTTACATTGTAGTCCTGGGCAGGCCATTACTTCCATCAAATTTGCAAGCTTTGGAACACCTTTCGGCACTTGTGGCAACTATGAGAAGGGAGTTTGTCATTCTCCTGAATCCTATGCCATCTTGGAGAAG AAATGCATAGGAAAGTCAAGATGCACAATCACAGTTGCAAACAGCAACTTCGGTCAAGATCCATGCCCCAATGTGATGAAGCGGTTATCAGTTGAAGCTGTTTGCTCTCCATCTGCCATCAATTAG
- the LOC107488009 gene encoding protein WALLS ARE THIN 1, with protein MNMVPERARLHLALTFLQFCHAGHHIIVRIALNMGLSKLIFPVYRNITALVLLAPLAYFSEKKDRPPLTGYYMMQFFLLGLVGITIKEGCYLVGLDNTSPTFASAMQNSVPALTFLMAAVLRYESVHLNRLDGFAKVLGVVASVGGASIITLYKGPTIYAPYSTLNHKQSLSMLGDATGKNWNLGCICLFGHCLCWSAWIVMQASVLKKYSSPLSVSAFTCFFGILQFATIAAFFERDYKAWQFNSSSEIYSVLYAGLVSSGIAAAIQIWAIAKGGPVFASIYLPLQTLMVALMASILLGEEFFLGGIIGALLIITGLYLVVWGKSEETKYGKEVIAPMESKNHGEGICDNASIIQPLILTQNT; from the exons ATGAATATGGTGCCTGAGAGAGCTAGGCTACACTTAGCCTTAACCTTCCTACAATTTTGTCATGCTGGACATCATATAATAGTGAGAATTGCTCTCAACATGGGTTTAAGCAAGCTAATCTTCCCAGTATATAGAAACATTACCGCCCTCGTTCTTCTGGCTCCTCTTGCTTATTTTTCAGAGAA GAAAGACAGGCCACCGCTAACCGGTTATTATATGATGCAATTTTTCCTACTTGGACTAGTTGG AATAACCATAAAAGAAGGATGTTACCTAGTGGGTCTAGATAACACATCGCCCACGTTTGCATCTGCTATGCAAAACTCAGTTCCAGCCTTAACTTTTCTGATGGCTGCAGTACTAAG ATATGAGAGTGTGCACTTGAATAGGCTAGATGGTTTTGCTAAGGTTCTTGGAGTAGTTGCTTCTGTTGGAGGAGCATCAATCATCACTCTTTACAAGGGACCTACCATCTATGCTCCATATTCAACATTGAATCATAAACAATCATTGTCTATGTTGGGGGATGCCACAGGAAAGAACTGGAACTTGGGTTGCATCTGTCTCTTTGGTCACTGCTTATGTTGGTCTGCTTGGATTGTAATGCAAGCATCTGTTCTCAAAAAGTACTCTTCCCCACTCTCGGTTTCTGCCTTTACTTGCTTCTTTGGTATCCTGCAATTTGCAACAATTGCAGCGTTTTTCGAGAGAGATTACAAGGCCTGGCAATTCAATTCTAGTAGTGAAATCTACAGTGTCTTGTATGCG GGACTAGTGAGTTCAGGGATAGCAGCAGCAATACAGATATGGGCTATTGCTAAGGGAGGACCAGTGTTTGCTTCAATTTATCTACCTTTACAGACATTAATGGTAGCCTTGATGGCATCCATTCTTTTAGGGGAAGAATTCTTCTTGGGAGG GATTATTGGAGCTTTATTGATTATAACAGGCTTATACCTTGTTGTGTGGGGAAAAAGTGAAGAAACAAAATATGGCAAAGAGGTCATAGCCCCTATGGAGTCCAAGAATCATGGTGAAGGAATTTGTGACAATGCTTCCATCATCCAACCTTTGATTCTTACCCAAAACACTTAG
- the LOC107488013 gene encoding protein RTE1-HOMOLOG isoform X2 gives MMHGSFPQTMQIDPRRARFPCSIVWSPLPVISWFIPCIGHIGICREDGVILDFAGPNYVCVDNFAFGSATRYFQISRDKCSIPLCQSPESGEEDYLQGENGGGRELRTWDDALLKSTQEFQHRSYSLFTCNCHSFVANNLNRLGFLSRGWNVVTLAIFILFRGRWVSTASMLRSVLPFIFVFSIGVILGGFTFLKYWFLFTSALIGWFIIGTYCFKNLIQL, from the exons ATGATGCATGGAAGTTTTCCCCAAACTATGCAAATTGACCCTAGAAGGGCTCGGTTCCCATGCTCCATCGTGTGGTCACCGCTTCCTGTGATATCGTGGTTCATCCCTTGCATCGGTCACATTGGCATCTGCAGAGAGGATGGGGTCATTTTGGATTTTGCAGGGCCTAATTATGTGTGTGTGGACAATTTCGCATTTGGATCTGCCACTCGGTATTTTCAAATAAGCAGAGATAAG TGTTCCATCCCTCTATGCCAATCTCCAGAGAGTGGTGAGGAAGACTACTTGCAGGGTGAAAATGGAGGAGGAAGAGAATTGAGGACTTGGGATGATGCTTTGCTGAAGAGCACACAAGAATTCCAACATCGATCTTACAGTCTCTTTACGTGCAACTGCCACTCGTTTGTTGCCAATAATCTAAATAGGTTGGGCTTCTTGTCTCGTGGATGGAATGTGGTGACCCTTGCAATTTTCATTCTGTTCAGGGGACGTTGGGTCAGCACAGCATCTATGCTGAGATCTGTCTTAccatttatttttgtattttctattgGAGTCATTTTGGGGGGCTTCACCTTCCTAAAATATTGGTTCCTATTCACTTCTGCACTCATTGGTTGGTTCATTATTGGTACATACTGTTTCAAGAATCTGATTCAGTTGTAG
- the LOC107488010 gene encoding uncharacterized protein LOC107488010, with protein sequence MNMLKQAVGRTWKSSSGYASEGGTKILAWSYVPSFYFHNTQAHTAPRSFFGVEDFLDDDNSKPYTYQKGKKSKNPQKHVSFKQRTVAYMEPFTLDVFISKRFVSASLTHRVTSKQVAVSGTNSKDIKAVLKSRSDIPACIAIGRILAERAREADVYTASYTPRDRDKFEGKIRAVVQSLIDNGIDVKVYLD encoded by the exons ATGAATATGTTGAAGCAAGCAGTCGGAAGAACTTGGAAAAGCAGCAGTGGTTATGCTTCAGAAGGAGGAACAAAAATTTTGGCTTGGAGTTATGTTCCTTCATTCTATTTCCACAATACACAA GCTCATACAGCACCTAGAAGCTTTTTCGGTGTTGAGGATTTCCTTGATGACGACAACAGCAAACCTTACACTTACCAGAAAGGGAAGAAATCAAAGAATCCACAAAAACATGTATCATTCAAACAAAGAACTGTTGCATACATGGAGCCTTTTACTCTTGATGTGTTCATCTCAAAGCGTTTTGTGTCGGCTTCGCTCACCCATAGAGTGACAAGCAAACAGGTTGCAGTTTCTGGTACCAACTCCAAGGACATAAAAGCTGTTCTTAAATCTCGTTCAGACATACCAGCTTGCATAGCAATTGGAAGGATTTTGGCCGAAAGAGCAAGAGAAGCTGATGTTTACACTGCCTCTTATACTCCAAGGGATAGGGATAAATTTGAAGGGAAAATCAGAGCTGTAGTTCAATCACTTATTGATAATGGGATTGATGTCAAGGTTTATCTTGATTGA
- the LOC107488013 gene encoding protein RTE1-HOMOLOG isoform X1 — protein sequence MEAELDPEQQQHMMHGSFPQTMQIDPRRARFPCSIVWSPLPVISWFIPCIGHIGICREDGVILDFAGPNYVCVDNFAFGSATRYFQISRDKCSIPLCQSPESGEEDYLQGENGGGRELRTWDDALLKSTQEFQHRSYSLFTCNCHSFVANNLNRLGFLSRGWNVVTLAIFILFRGRWVSTASMLRSVLPFIFVFSIGVILGGFTFLKYWFLFTSALIGWFIIGTYCFKNLIQL from the exons ATGGAAGCAGAGTTGGATCCTGAGCAGCAGCAGCATATGATGCATGGAAGTTTTCCCCAAACTATGCAAATTGACCCTAGAAGGGCTCGGTTCCCATGCTCCATCGTGTGGTCACCGCTTCCTGTGATATCGTGGTTCATCCCTTGCATCGGTCACATTGGCATCTGCAGAGAGGATGGGGTCATTTTGGATTTTGCAGGGCCTAATTATGTGTGTGTGGACAATTTCGCATTTGGATCTGCCACTCGGTATTTTCAAATAAGCAGAGATAAG TGTTCCATCCCTCTATGCCAATCTCCAGAGAGTGGTGAGGAAGACTACTTGCAGGGTGAAAATGGAGGAGGAAGAGAATTGAGGACTTGGGATGATGCTTTGCTGAAGAGCACACAAGAATTCCAACATCGATCTTACAGTCTCTTTACGTGCAACTGCCACTCGTTTGTTGCCAATAATCTAAATAGGTTGGGCTTCTTGTCTCGTGGATGGAATGTGGTGACCCTTGCAATTTTCATTCTGTTCAGGGGACGTTGGGTCAGCACAGCATCTATGCTGAGATCTGTCTTAccatttatttttgtattttctattgGAGTCATTTTGGGGGGCTTCACCTTCCTAAAATATTGGTTCCTATTCACTTCTGCACTCATTGGTTGGTTCATTATTGGTACATACTGTTTCAAGAATCTGATTCAGTTGTAG